The Vigna unguiculata cultivar IT97K-499-35 chromosome 11, ASM411807v1, whole genome shotgun sequence genomic sequence agaaatcattggactagagaagtttttaacttttaaataggCATTCACACAAGTTTTTCAACTATTCTTCGCATCATAATAGATCTAGGATGACCTAATTGATCATACCAAACGAgaaattcattttgattcgtaaGCTTTTGGCTTACAATGACACGCGTATGTGTAGTACAAACCATTAGAGAATGCTAATAATTTATATagtacacatttttttattcaactcaATTCTCCaatgaacatttttttattcaactcaATTCTAGTGATATAAAAATGTTTCATATCTCCTTCATTGTTtatctcaatatgatatccatttagacaaatatccttgaaacttagtTTCTATTTGGTAGAAGTATGATAGCTCTTCTGgagccttcaaatatatttgaagtaCAAGAGATAATGCTAACATTGATGTCTCACATAAccaaataagagaaaaaaaaattattattactcttgagaattgtatgagttgttgcagTATCAACAAAAACACAATATGTTTATAAGTCTAAACAACAATATTGCATACCAAAGAAATCatgtatataattaaattttaatgtactTAATAACTTCAATTCGGTATAGGTACCACCCAAAATTAATCTGatatattatcttatattatcaaataaaactaaGTATCAAACACCATCTTCGAAAACTTTGAacctttatatatgtatatgtatattataacAAAATCAAAACCATAAACCCATATCAAAATTCTGATTTCACATTCTTACAcataatatgtatattttaatatatcactaacttaaaaagatattcatttgTAATATATGTAAACAATATTGGTATTTGAATATCTCCATTCACACTTCTGTAACAATTActatagaatatatatatatatatatatatatatatatatatatatatatatatatatatatatatatatatatatatataataatgttcATAATACACTCAAAAAAGTGACATTCATATGGCCATAATAAAAATCATCATCTTcataatcaaatattatttctatGTTTTTTCCCCATTTTTAAGATGTTTTGGTGTACGACAAGTACAACTCAAAGGGTCTTTGCCACCACAATGACAATGGTAACATGTACTTTCATCTTATTTGctattattttcacttttttctttttcatttttcacattattgttccATTTCtagtgataaaatatatatttgaaatttcttttatgaCCATATTAATGATCACTATCACGaccatgaaaaatataaatcaaatattgttgcattcacttctaaGAATGTAGCAGAACTAGTAAGGcatgttttatgatttttcatcaaaaactaATTGTTTTGTTTAGTCACAAgaagacatgaaataaattaattgctcagatgctttatttatttatttaatggcATCACCAAGACCCACTGTATATAAATGTATTCCAACATTCAATATCCAATATAAGTAATTATTCCTCATAATATTCAAGGgtcacaaatttaaattttgcaacgtttgatatgtttagaactagcacataaaataataataataataataataataataatcatcatcatcatcatcatcatcaacatcatcatcataaaaataataataatgagatacagataaaaattgataaaatcaaacaattcttatcacaaaaataagaatataagacAAATTTGGAAAtgaagaaaggattagaaagattTTGAATTAAGACATGCAAAACATGGTCCTTGGAGAGAAAACACTCTCACTCCCATTAGTACTCagtttgttggagcattgtgaAATAAAGTTATTgttaggaagagtcctattcaTATATAAAAGATGTAAGCCATGAAggattcaaataaaatatttgctacaaatatttaaaatatttaaaccttATAAAGTGTAATTAAGAGTAATTAATCATATGAGAAGTTATAGCAAATCAATCAATCATACCTGTATCAACTTAATGGATGATCATTTATTCATAACATTTTGCAAAAAGTAATTGCATTGAACCATAAAAGGGTttatattgaaacaaaaaaatctcTTGATTTCACgtctataaaatttaataatcgtccataacaaaagaaaaaagggtCAGTAAAGGATCTAATTAAGGAAACAAAATACATATGATTTTAGTGGTGGTAACAAAGACGTGACAAAATCTACTACACTAAAAATTTCTTGTAAGTCAATTCGGTTTGGTTTAAATAATGgtttggtcctagttttcgtTCGGTTTTTCCAATTTGGttctacttttgttttttttttcaatttggtcctaatattcgtcaattttattcaatttggttatttttgttgacaccgttaaaatagttaacggaCAATGAACAGTAACCGCCACGTGTCAttctgtgatttttttaattaaaagaaaattctacGTGTCAAGCCAATATCATGCCACGCGTCAATGttagtttttaatattcaatttggtcataatatCTGTTATTTGTTtccaatttggtcctaattttttttttgaaatttagtatttttgtttctctccaaattaagacaaaatttaatttatatataaatgttatatggatattcttattaaaatgtatatttttattaaatatttttaatttagaattagagttggtttaaaattaaaacgaaaaaaataataatatcattaatttaaaattttaagagattaaaaataatcaatcatACGTGTATCACATCAATGGACCATTAGTTCAtaacatttgaaaaaagaaattgtactGATTAGTAAAAGGGtttagattgaaaaaaaaaactcttgatTTCACGtcaataaagtttaaaaatcgtctattacaaaaaaaaaatagttcagtaAAAGGATTTAATTGAggaaataaaatacatatgatTTTAGTGTGGTAATAAAGATATGACAAAGTCTACTACACTAAAATATTCTTGTTAGTCAATTCGGTTTCACCCAAAAAACAattattcttattaaatttatacttagctgtttatacttctttttttatgaatacgtttatcaaatttttattcaactcaattaatacttaattaaatgtatacatatataatcaGTTTTACTGTTTTAggattttcgttatttttaaaatataagaaatattctATATGggaaaataagattaaatatttgttttaaactaAAAGGTTTGTCAAacctagggatgtcaacaggaCGGGTAGGATACGGGTAGTAACTCTCCCATACcttacccgctggataaatatttgttccGTATCCGTATttatatccgtcgggtatccgttatgcgggtacccctatatttttttcatatatgggaaaataagattaaatatttgttttaaactaAAAGGTTTGTCAAACCTAGGGATGTCAAtagggcgggtagggtacgggtagtaacTCTCCCGTACcttacccgctggataaatatttgttccGTATCCGTAttcatatccgtcgggtatccgttatgcgggtacccctatatttttttcatatccgcaggtatccacgggtacccgttggtatttacaaaattatttaaaaaataaatatttaatcataaattcaaataaaataaaatacatcactatcataaaatttaaataaagttcaaacaaattCAAGTCTATACaaatccaaataattataaaaatagatataaaataacTTTCAGCACAATgcaaattctttaattagtgttttgatcaacaagtccACTCTCTCTGATTGATTCCTAAAAagtaatcaaataataaactcCAACTGtcacgtgccaagtattcttattttgattccatcatttgacaacaagcataccataaacgtcactgtctatagggtttgatgtatatgcccaatttcaaagaaggaaaagagaagaatgtcaagcgGTGTATTTagaagaagacaacgtaccagTACTTGAAACTGAAAGATTGAAGACATAAAAAGATAAGATGTGCAGCTTAGAGAATATTAGAtcagaatgttttttactaatatatatatatattatatatatatatatatatatatatatatatatatataaaggtatttttatgaattaaagtttagcgggtacgggtatccacgggtacggatactatgatacccgtatccgccctgttaacatgcgggtatcaaaaatacccgtacccacgggtagcaggtatccatttttaatatccgttttctacccattgcgggttttatcagcggatacccgcgggtacggatatttttgacatccctagtcaaacctataatttaaataatattaaacaaatattctaaacataatatttagaaactatattttaaatatcaaaacgCCACATTCAgtacatatattaattatagcagaaaataataaataaattattaatactgttttgattgaaatttattttattactaaatattttCAGGAGTATAACAATATTCTTTCTATAAATTCATGTTTAGCTCCATTAAACACCACAAGTGAGATCTCAATTAACATacaaatttgagatttttgGAGAGAATTTAGAGAAGAGATATGGGGAAAATTGAGATAAAAGCTCTTGGGGTTATAATCACGGTCATGATCCTATTGAGTTTTGCTGAAGCCGAATCAACAGATAATTTTTGGTGCAATGCGAAGTGCAAAATCAAATGTGAAGAACAACCTTTTCCTGAACATTATGCACAATGCATGAAG encodes the following:
- the LOC114168240 gene encoding uncharacterized protein LOC114168240 encodes the protein MGKIEIKALGVIITVMILLSFAEAESTDNFWCNAKCKIKCEEQPFPEHYAQCMKDCESHCTELSSNPVYNCITGCRLMKSIATKNGASDLVENAMNTCMQECKKRI